The following coding sequences are from one Cystobacter fuscus DSM 2262 window:
- a CDS encoding SDR family oxidoreductase yields MSGIEGKVVAITGASSGIGEATALLLAERGAKVVLGARRADRLGALADRIAGAGGQVSHARTDVKRREDLSNLVQLACERYGKLDVLVSNAGVMPVSPLDDLRVGDWEAMVDVNIKGVLYGIAAALPVFRGQGFGHFVNVASTAGHRIVPTQSVYSGTKFAVRAISEGLRQEAGDKLRVTIISPGFVRTNFADGVTNLEVKAQLAALRDKLAMPPEAIARAIAFALEQPADVDVNEIVIRPTAQG; encoded by the coding sequence ATGTCGGGAATCGAAGGCAAGGTCGTTGCCATCACGGGCGCGAGCAGTGGAATCGGCGAGGCGACCGCGCTCCTGCTCGCCGAGCGCGGTGCGAAGGTCGTACTCGGTGCTCGCCGAGCGGATCGCCTCGGGGCGCTCGCTGACCGTATCGCGGGAGCAGGTGGCCAGGTCTCCCATGCACGCACGGACGTCAAACGACGCGAGGACCTGTCCAACCTCGTCCAGTTGGCTTGTGAGCGGTACGGCAAGCTCGACGTTCTCGTCAGCAATGCCGGTGTCATGCCCGTTTCTCCCCTGGACGATCTGCGAGTCGGGGATTGGGAGGCGATGGTCGACGTCAACATCAAGGGCGTTCTGTATGGCATCGCCGCGGCGTTGCCTGTCTTCCGCGGGCAGGGATTCGGGCACTTCGTCAACGTTGCTTCCACGGCGGGACATCGCATCGTGCCGACCCAGTCGGTCTATTCCGGCACGAAGTTCGCCGTGCGCGCCATCTCCGAGGGGTTGCGCCAGGAGGCCGGCGACAAGCTGCGCGTGACGATCATTTCGCCGGGCTTCGTTCGGACGAACTTCGCGGACGGGGTGACGAATCTGGAGGTGAAGGCCCAGCTCGCCGCCCTCCGAGACAAGCTCGCGATGCCTCCGGAGGCGATCGCCCGCGCCATCGCGTTCGCGCTCGAGCAGCCGGCCGATGTCGATGTGAACGAGATCGTCATCCGTCCCACCGCGCAGGGGTAA